One Fusobacterium ulcerans DNA segment encodes these proteins:
- a CDS encoding NAD(+)/NADH kinase: protein MKKVCIIYNFEKKIAKEIYKESIEYFNKRNIEVVAGDRSTEADFAVVIGGDGTLLRSFKHFIFRSEIYVIAINAGSLGFLTEIKKEKVFEEYDNFLAGSFKYEKRYILEIRINQKKYYALNEIVISKGGITSKVLRVKFSSDNEYMCTYKGDGVIISTPTGSTAYSMSAGGPIVKSNMKAMIITPLAPHNLNTRPIVISGEEKLQIQMEDTDRTGQIVVDGQVNTKVNSESIIDIEYSNMTLNLVIPKDRNYYSVLREKLKWGDNLC from the coding sequence ATGAAAAAGGTGTGCATCATTTATAATTTTGAAAAAAAAATAGCAAAAGAAATATACAAAGAAAGTATTGAATACTTTAATAAAAGGAATATAGAAGTAGTCGCTGGAGATAGAAGTACAGAGGCTGATTTTGCCGTGGTCATAGGAGGAGATGGAACTCTGCTGAGATCATTCAAACACTTTATATTCAGATCTGAAATATATGTCATTGCAATAAATGCTGGAAGTCTGGGATTTCTAACTGAAATAAAAAAAGAAAAGGTATTTGAAGAGTATGATAATTTTCTGGCTGGATCTTTTAAATATGAAAAAAGATACATACTGGAAATAAGAATAAATCAAAAGAAATATTATGCACTAAATGAAATTGTTATATCTAAAGGGGGTATAACTTCAAAAGTATTAAGGGTTAAATTCTCTTCTGATAATGAGTATATGTGTACATATAAAGGAGATGGAGTAATTATATCTACTCCTACAGGGTCAACAGCATACTCAATGTCAGCAGGAGGACCCATAGTAAAATCTAATATGAAAGCTATGATAATAACTCCTCTAGCACCTCATAACCTAAACACAAGACCTATTGTAATCAGTGGAGAGGAAAAACTACAGATACAAATGGAAGATACAGATAGAACAGGGCAGATAGTGGTAGATGGACAAGTAAACACAAAAGTCAACAGTGAAAGTATAATAGATATTGAATATTCAAATATGACTCTAAACCTTGTAATACCTAAGGATAGAAACTATTATAGTGTCCTTAGAGAAAAATTAAAATGGGGAGATAATCTATGTTAA
- a CDS encoding murein hydrolase activator EnvC family protein: MKKVVLFFMFFSVLSFSDSVSDMEKKVKNIERQINQKNTRIKTIDVEKQKIAKQIKDIEKDIVNIEKEREKIVEEIKTVSKNIEYGEKNLAISSDEMKRKKLEYKAKLIAWNRYVYDKDEELITEALLRKNFKNLLNGDLKKMDYIQSVQVDIKKVKKDIENEKSKLSTLRNKLAQNLKNIDRMKKEKNSLIARLNNEKTTHVKTISKLQKEKQRIEKQIKQIIVARSKEDKQVVNKSQAYSKLGKVLRPVEGRIVVAFEQEKEQGVTSNGIEILAQMGRKVIASSGGKVIYSDNFQGLGKVVMIDYGYNMIGVYGNLISTNVKLNQTVGKGAEIGVLGLSTEGKPNLYYELRFNLKPIDPVPMF; this comes from the coding sequence TTGAAAAAGGTAGTTCTGTTTTTTATGTTTTTTAGTGTTTTATCTTTTTCAGACTCTGTATCAGATATGGAAAAGAAAGTAAAAAATATAGAACGTCAAATAAATCAAAAAAACACTAGAATAAAGACTATTGATGTGGAAAAACAAAAAATAGCTAAACAGATAAAAGATATTGAAAAAGATATTGTAAACATAGAAAAGGAAAGAGAAAAAATAGTTGAAGAGATAAAAACTGTTTCAAAAAATATAGAATATGGAGAAAAAAATCTGGCTATAAGTTCTGATGAAATGAAAAGAAAGAAACTTGAATATAAAGCTAAGCTTATAGCATGGAACAGATATGTTTATGACAAAGATGAAGAACTGATAACAGAAGCTCTTTTAAGAAAAAACTTTAAAAATCTTTTAAATGGAGATTTGAAAAAGATGGATTATATTCAGTCAGTACAAGTGGATATAAAGAAAGTAAAAAAAGATATTGAAAATGAAAAATCAAAACTGAGTACTCTTAGAAATAAACTTGCTCAAAATTTGAAAAATATAGATAGAATGAAAAAAGAAAAAAATTCTCTTATAGCAAGATTAAATAATGAGAAAACTACTCATGTAAAAACTATAAGTAAACTTCAAAAAGAGAAACAAAGAATAGAAAAACAAATCAAGCAGATTATAGTTGCCAGAAGTAAAGAAGATAAGCAGGTAGTAAATAAAAGCCAGGCTTATTCTAAATTAGGAAAAGTTTTAAGACCTGTAGAAGGAAGAATAGTAGTAGCTTTTGAACAGGAAAAAGAACAAGGAGTAACAAGTAATGGAATAGAGATACTTGCACAAATGGGAAGGAAAGTAATAGCTTCTTCTGGTGGAAAGGTAATTTATTCAGATAACTTCCAGGGACTTGGAAAAGTGGTAATGATAGATTATGGATATAATATGATTGGTGTTTATGGAAACCTTATATCTACTAATGTAAAATTAAATCAGACAGTAGGAAAAGGTGCAGAAATAGGGGTACTTGGACTTTCTACAGAGGGAAAACCAAATCTTTATTATGAGCTGAGGTTCAATCTGAAACCGATAGACCCTGTTCCAATGTTTTAA
- a CDS encoding cell division protein FtsX codes for MNNLLKIEKNYTKNRIQLKKKTFILLVISFVILNFFLSFVINISSTTKKIENSYFFTADLRSNLNEEEKNKTEVEVLNIEGVKKVRYLSKEEAFKNLQFQLDIAIPKGENPLSDSLLIYFDSPARLEKIQENLENNQNIKEVFIDANFIAYKEREMKFYKLILVSVILGMTLPSMAMIYYIFYNAVSIEFLNNVDIIHDERVNAARSKKVNLLPFTAASIVGTLIFFNGYIYIREQMLKISSKYLILSLGEIILIEGLIILMINILIWVNPLKLKKVFREES; via the coding sequence ATGAATAACTTATTAAAAATAGAAAAAAATTATACTAAAAATAGAATACAGTTGAAGAAAAAAACATTTATCCTTTTGGTTATTTCCTTTGTCATTTTAAATTTTTTCTTATCTTTTGTGATCAATATTTCTTCTACTACTAAAAAAATTGAAAATAGTTATTTTTTTACAGCAGATTTGAGAAGCAATCTTAACGAAGAAGAAAAAAATAAGACAGAAGTAGAAGTTTTGAACATTGAGGGAGTAAAAAAGGTCAGATATCTGTCTAAAGAGGAAGCTTTTAAAAATCTCCAATTTCAATTGGATATAGCAATTCCAAAAGGAGAAAATCCTTTATCAGATTCGCTGTTGATTTATTTCGATAGTCCAGCAAGACTGGAAAAAATACAAGAAAACTTAGAAAATAATCAAAATATCAAGGAAGTTTTTATAGATGCAAATTTTATAGCATATAAAGAGAGAGAAATGAAATTTTATAAATTGATACTGGTAAGTGTAATTTTAGGAATGACTCTTCCTTCAATGGCTATGATATATTATATTTTCTATAATGCAGTATCCATAGAATTTCTTAATAATGTGGATATAATTCATGATGAAAGAGTGAATGCAGCAAGATCTAAGAAAGTAAATTTACTGCCATTTACAGCAGCATCTATAGTAGGAACCCTTATATTTTTTAATGGATATATCTATATCAGGGAACAAATGCTTAAAATAAGCAGTAAGTATCTGATACTGAGTTTAGGTGAAATAATTCTTATAGAAGGACTTATTATACTTATGATAAATATCCTTATTTGGGTTAACCCTTTAAAACTGAAAAAAGTTTTTAGGGAGGAATCTTGA
- a CDS encoding transketolase family protein → MSKKATRQAYGEALVELGKINKDIVVLDADLTKSTKTSMFQKEFPDRHFNVGIAEADLMGTAAGFATCGKIPFASTFAMFAAGRAFEQIRNTIAYPKLNVKIAPTHAGISVGEDGGSHESIEDIALMRSIPGMIVLSPADAVETKKMIFAAAEYEGPVYIRMGRLDVETIFDEENYDFQIGIANTVREGNDVTIAATGLMTYEAIKAADILAQEGISVRVINVGTIKPLDGETILKAAQETKFIITAEEHSVIGGLGSAVSEFLSEVHPTKVKKLGIYDKFGQSGKANELLEKYELTAAKLVSMVKENM, encoded by the coding sequence ATGAGTAAAAAGGCTACAAGACAAGCTTATGGAGAAGCTTTAGTAGAGCTTGGAAAAATAAATAAAGATATCGTAGTATTAGATGCAGATTTAACTAAATCTACAAAAACTAGTATGTTCCAAAAGGAATTTCCTGATAGACACTTCAATGTAGGGATCGCTGAAGCTGACCTTATGGGAACAGCAGCAGGATTTGCTACTTGTGGAAAAATTCCTTTTGCTTCTACATTTGCAATGTTTGCAGCAGGTAGAGCATTTGAGCAAATAAGAAATACAATAGCTTATCCAAAACTAAATGTCAAAATTGCTCCTACTCATGCAGGAATATCTGTAGGAGAAGATGGAGGATCTCACGAATCAATAGAAGATATCGCTTTAATGAGATCTATTCCAGGAATGATAGTACTTTCTCCAGCTGATGCTGTTGAAACTAAAAAAATGATATTTGCAGCAGCAGAATATGAAGGGCCTGTATATATCAGAATGGGAAGACTAGATGTAGAAACAATATTTGATGAAGAAAATTATGACTTTCAAATAGGAATAGCTAATACAGTGAGAGAAGGAAATGATGTGACAATAGCTGCAACAGGTCTTATGACTTATGAAGCTATCAAAGCTGCTGATATTCTTGCACAAGAGGGAATATCTGTAAGAGTTATAAATGTAGGAACTATCAAGCCTCTTGATGGAGAAACTATATTAAAAGCAGCACAGGAAACTAAATTTATAATCACAGCAGAAGAGCACTCTGTAATAGGAGGACTTGGTTCAGCAGTATCTGAGTTCTTATCAGAAGTACATCCTACTAAAGTTAAAAAACTTGGGATCTATGATAAGTTTGGACAAAGTGGAAAAGCAAATGAACTTCTAGAAAAATATGAACTTACAGCAGCTAAATTAGTATCAATGGTTAAAGAAAACATGTAA
- a CDS encoding transketolase — protein MKDIKTLEEKATSIRKSIVKMICEAKSGHPGGSLSATDILTALYFSEMNIDPANPKMAGRDRFVLSKGHAAPALYATLAERGYFDKDILKTLRQYGSILQGHPDMKKVPGVEISTGSLGQGLSVANGMALNAKLSGESYRTYIILGDGELQEGQIWEAAMTAAHYKLDNVCAFLDFNNLQIDGNVDKIMGVEPVDAKWEAFGWNVIKIDGHNFEEILSALDKAKEAKGKPTIVIAKTVKGKGVSFMENVCGFHGVAPTKEETEKALAELNSK, from the coding sequence ATGAAAGATATCAAAACTCTAGAAGAAAAAGCTACTAGTATAAGAAAATCTATTGTAAAAATGATCTGTGAAGCAAAGTCAGGTCATCCAGGAGGATCGCTGTCAGCAACAGATATTTTAACAGCTCTATATTTTTCAGAAATGAATATAGATCCAGCTAATCCTAAAATGGCAGGTAGAGACAGATTTGTATTATCAAAAGGACATGCAGCTCCAGCATTATATGCTACACTTGCAGAAAGAGGATATTTTGATAAAGATATCTTAAAAACTTTAAGACAATATGGATCAATATTACAAGGACATCCTGATATGAAAAAAGTTCCAGGAGTAGAAATCTCTACTGGATCATTAGGACAAGGACTATCAGTAGCAAATGGTATGGCACTAAATGCTAAACTTTCTGGAGAATCTTACAGAACATATATTATCCTGGGAGATGGAGAATTACAAGAAGGGCAAATTTGGGAAGCTGCAATGACAGCAGCACATTACAAACTTGATAATGTATGTGCATTCTTAGACTTCAATAATCTTCAAATAGATGGAAATGTAGATAAAATTATGGGTGTTGAGCCTGTTGATGCAAAATGGGAAGCTTTCGGATGGAATGTTATTAAAATAGATGGACATAACTTTGAAGAAATTCTTTCTGCTTTAGATAAAGCAAAAGAAGCAAAAGGAAAACCAACTATAGTAATAGCAAAAACTGTAAAAGGTAAAGGAGTATCTTTCATGGAAAATGTTTGTGGATTCCATGGAGTAGCACCTACTAAAGAAGAAACTGAAAAAGCATTGGCAGAATTAAACAGTAAATAA
- the tuf gene encoding elongation factor Tu — translation MAKEKFERSKPHVNIGTIGHVDHGKTTTTAAISKVLSDLGLAKKVDFDKIDVAPEERERGITINTSHIEYETVKRHYAHVDCPGHADYVKNMITGAAQMDGAILVVSAADGPMPQTREHILLSRQVGVPYIVVYLNKADMVDDPELLELVEMEVRELLTEYGFPGDDIPVVTGSSLGALNGEQKWVDQIMALMNAVDEYIPTPERAVDQPFLMPIEDVFTITGRGTVVTGRVERGIVKVGEELEIIGIKPTSKTTCTGVEMFRKLLDQGQAGDNIGALLRGTKKEDVERGQVLAKPGSILPHTGFRSEVYVLTKEEGGRHTPFFSGYRPQFYFRTTDITGAVTLPEGVEMVMPGDNIEMRVELIHPIAMETGLRFAIREGGRTVASGVVAEITK, via the coding sequence ATGGCTAAAGAGAAATTCGAAAGAAGCAAACCCCATGTAAACATTGGAACAATTGGACACGTTGACCACGGAAAAACAACTACAACAGCAGCTATTTCTAAAGTTTTATCAGACTTAGGACTAGCTAAAAAAGTTGATTTTGATAAAATTGACGTAGCTCCAGAAGAAAGAGAAAGAGGAATCACTATCAATACATCTCATATTGAGTATGAAACTGTAAAAAGACACTATGCTCACGTTGACTGTCCAGGACATGCTGACTACGTAAAAAACATGATCACAGGAGCAGCTCAAATGGATGGAGCTATCTTAGTTGTATCAGCAGCAGATGGACCTATGCCACAAACAAGAGAACACATTCTACTATCTAGACAGGTTGGAGTACCTTACATAGTAGTATATTTAAATAAAGCAGATATGGTAGACGATCCAGAATTACTAGAACTAGTAGAAATGGAAGTAAGAGAATTATTAACAGAATATGGATTCCCAGGAGATGATATTCCAGTAGTAACAGGATCATCACTAGGAGCACTAAATGGAGAGCAAAAATGGGTAGATCAAATTATGGCGCTAATGAACGCAGTAGATGAGTATATCCCAACTCCAGAAAGAGCAGTAGACCAACCATTCTTGATGCCAATAGAAGACGTGTTCACAATAACAGGAAGAGGAACAGTTGTAACTGGTAGAGTAGAAAGAGGAATAGTAAAAGTAGGAGAAGAATTAGAAATAATTGGAATCAAACCTACATCAAAAACAACATGTACAGGAGTAGAAATGTTTAGAAAACTTCTTGATCAAGGTCAAGCAGGAGATAACATTGGAGCTCTATTAAGAGGAACTAAAAAAGAAGACGTAGAAAGAGGACAAGTACTAGCAAAACCAGGATCAATCCTACCACATACAGGATTCAGATCAGAAGTATACGTACTAACTAAAGAAGAGGGAGGAAGACATACTCCATTCTTCTCAGGATACAGACCACAATTCTACTTCAGAACTACAGATATAACAGGAGCAGTAACATTACCTGAGGGAGTAGAAATGGTAATGCCAGGAGACAACATTGAGATGAGAGTAGAATTAATACACCCAATCGCAATGGAAACTGGATTAAGATTCGCCATCAGAGAGGGTGGAAGAACAGTAGCTTCTGGAGTAGTTGCTGAAATTACTAAATAG
- the fusA gene encoding elongation factor G yields MARKVSLDMTRNVGIMAHIDAGKTTTTERILFYTGVEHKLGEVHEGGATMDWMEQEQERGITITSAATTCFWREHRVNIIDTPGHVDFTVEVERSLRVLDGAVAVFSAVDGVQPQSETVWRQADKYQVPRIAFFNKMDRIGADFSMCVGDIKDKLGSNPVPIQLPIGAEDYFEGVIDLITMKEIIWPIDSDNGQKFEVKDIRAELVEKAEDARQFMLESVVETSDELMEKFFGGEEITEEEIKGALRKATIANMIVPVTCGTAFKNKGIQSLLDAIVDYMPAPTDVAMVKGTDMKDSSIEIEREMSDDAPFAALAFKVMTDPFVGKLTFFRVYSGVVEKGTYVLNSTKGKKERMGRILQMHANKREEIEAVYCGDIAAAVGLKETTTGDTLCADNAPIVLEKMEFPDPVISVAVEPKTKADQEKMGIALSKLAEEDPTFKVKSDEETGQTIISGMGELHLEIIVDRMKREFKVESTVGKPQVAYRETILGTTDHEVKYAKQSGGKGQYGHVKIILEPNPGKGFEFVNKITGGVIPREYIPAVEKGCREALESGVVAGYPVVDVKVTLYDGSYHEVDSSEMAFKLAGSMAVKQAAAKSNPIILEPVFKVEVTTPEEYMGDIIGDLNSRRGMIGGMTDRNGAKIIDAKVPLSEMFGYATDLRSKSQGRATYSMEFAEYIQVPASIQKGIQEERGK; encoded by the coding sequence ATGGCTAGGAAAGTTTCTTTAGATATGACTAGAAACGTTGGAATTATGGCTCATATCGATGCAGGAAAAACTACTACTACTGAAAGAATTCTATTCTATACAGGAGTAGAGCATAAGCTAGGAGAAGTTCATGAAGGTGGAGCTACAATGGACTGGATGGAACAAGAGCAAGAAAGAGGTATCACTATCACTTCTGCTGCAACAACTTGTTTCTGGAGAGAACATAGGGTAAATATAATAGACACACCAGGACACGTGGACTTTACAGTTGAGGTTGAAAGATCTCTAAGAGTTCTAGATGGAGCAGTTGCAGTATTCTCAGCAGTTGATGGGGTTCAGCCTCAATCAGAAACTGTTTGGAGACAAGCTGATAAATATCAAGTACCAAGAATCGCATTCTTTAACAAGATGGATAGAATCGGTGCTGACTTCAGCATGTGTGTTGGAGATATTAAAGATAAATTAGGATCAAATCCTGTACCTATTCAATTACCAATCGGTGCAGAAGATTACTTCGAAGGAGTAATCGATCTAATTACTATGAAAGAAATTATTTGGCCTATCGATTCAGATAATGGACAAAAATTTGAAGTAAAAGATATTAGAGCAGAATTAGTTGAAAAAGCTGAAGATGCAAGACAATTCATGTTAGAATCAGTTGTTGAAACAAGTGATGAATTAATGGAAAAATTTTTTGGTGGAGAAGAAATCACTGAAGAAGAAATTAAAGGTGCTCTTAGAAAAGCAACTATCGCTAACATGATCGTTCCAGTAACATGTGGAACAGCATTTAAAAATAAAGGAATCCAATCATTACTTGATGCCATTGTTGATTATATGCCAGCGCCTACAGACGTTGCAATGGTAAAAGGAACTGATATGAAAGATTCTTCTATAGAAATAGAAAGAGAAATGTCAGATGATGCTCCATTTGCAGCTCTAGCATTTAAAGTTATGACAGACCCATTTGTTGGAAAATTAACATTCTTCAGAGTATACTCTGGTGTTGTAGAAAAAGGAACTTATGTTCTTAACTCTACAAAAGGTAAAAAAGAAAGAATGGGAAGAATTCTTCAAATGCATGCTAATAAAAGAGAAGAAATTGAAGCAGTTTACTGTGGAGATATCGCAGCAGCAGTAGGATTGAAAGAAACTACTACTGGAGACACTCTTTGTGCAGATAATGCTCCAATAGTTCTTGAAAAAATGGAATTCCCAGATCCAGTTATCTCAGTTGCTGTTGAACCAAAAACAAAAGCTGACCAAGAGAAAATGGGAATTGCTTTATCAAAACTTGCTGAGGAAGACCCTACTTTCAAAGTTAAGTCTGATGAAGAAACTGGACAAACAATCATTTCAGGAATGGGAGAACTTCACCTTGAAATCATTGTTGACAGAATGAAAAGAGAATTCAAAGTTGAATCTACAGTAGGAAAACCACAAGTTGCTTACAGAGAGACAATTCTTGGAACTACAGATCATGAAGTTAAATATGCAAAACAATCTGGAGGTAAAGGACAATACGGACACGTTAAAATTATCCTTGAACCAAATCCAGGAAAAGGTTTTGAATTTGTTAACAAAATTACTGGAGGAGTTATTCCTAGAGAATATATTCCAGCAGTAGAAAAAGGATGTAGAGAAGCTCTAGAAAGTGGAGTTGTAGCTGGATACCCAGTTGTTGATGTAAAAGTAACTCTTTATGATGGATCATACCATGAAGTTGACTCATCAGAAATGGCGTTTAAACTTGCAGGATCAATGGCTGTTAAACAAGCTGCTGCTAAATCTAATCCAATAATCCTTGAACCAGTATTCAAAGTAGAAGTAACTACTCCAGAAGAATACATGGGAGATATCATAGGAGACCTTAACTCAAGAAGGGGAATGATAGGTGGAATGACAGACAGAAATGGTGCTAAAATCATTGATGCTAAAGTTCCATTATCTGAAATGTTTGGATATGCAACTGACTTAAGATCTAAATCTCAAGGAAGAGCAACTTACTCTATGGAATTTGCTGAATACATTCAAGTACCAGCTTCTATCCAAAAAGGAATTCAAGAAGAAAGAGGAAAATAG
- the rpsG gene encoding 30S ribosomal protein S7 produces MSRRRAAIKRDVLPDSRYSDKVVTKVINSIMLDGKKAIAEGIFYSAMDLIKEKTGQEGYDIFKQALDNIKPQIEVRSRRIGGATYQVPVEVRVERQQTLAIRWLTLYTRQRKEYGMIEKLAAELIAAANNDGATIKKKEDTYKMAEANRAFAHYKI; encoded by the coding sequence ATGTCAAGAAGAAGAGCAGCAATAAAAAGAGATGTACTACCTGATTCTAGATACTCAGATAAAGTAGTTACTAAAGTTATCAATTCAATCATGTTGGATGGAAAGAAAGCTATAGCTGAAGGAATATTCTACTCAGCAATGGATTTAATAAAAGAGAAAACTGGTCAAGAGGGGTACGATATATTTAAACAAGCATTAGATAATATCAAACCTCAAATCGAAGTTAGATCAAGAAGAATCGGAGGAGCTACATACCAAGTTCCAGTTGAAGTAAGAGTTGAAAGACAACAAACTTTAGCAATCAGATGGTTAACACTTTATACAAGACAAAGAAAAGAATATGGTATGATCGAAAAATTAGCAGCAGAATTAATCGCAGCAGCTAATAATGATGGAGCAACTATAAAGAAAAAAGAAGATACTTATAAAATGGCAGAAGCAAACAGAGCTTTCGCACATTATAAAATCTAG
- the rpsL gene encoding 30S ribosomal protein S12, whose amino-acid sequence MPTLSQLVKNGRDTLLEKKKSPALQGNPQRRGVCVRVYTTTPKKPNSALRKVARVKLTNGIEVTCYIPGEGHNLQEHSIVLVRGGRTKDLPGVRYKVIRGALDTAGVAKRKQSRSKYGAKKA is encoded by the coding sequence ATGCCTACTTTAAGTCAATTAGTAAAAAATGGAAGAGACACTTTACTAGAAAAGAAAAAATCACCAGCATTACAAGGAAACCCACAAAGAAGAGGAGTTTGTGTAAGAGTTTATACAACTACACCTAAGAAACCAAACTCAGCTTTGAGAAAGGTTGCCAGAGTAAAATTAACTAATGGAATCGAAGTTACTTGCTACATTCCAGGAGAAGGACACAATTTACAAGAACACTCAATCGTACTTGTAAGAGGTGGAAGAACAAAAGACTTACCAGGGGTTAGATACAAAGTTATCAGAGGAGCTTTGGATACAGCTGGAGTTGCAAAAAGAAAACAATCAAGATCTAAATACGGAGCTAAAAAAGCGTAA
- a CDS encoding ABC-F family ATP-binding cassette domain-containing protein, producing the protein MALLQVNNLFMGFTGETLFKNISFSIDERDKIGMIGVNGAGKSTLIKILLGLEYDEVDPETNQRGTVSKKGGLKIGYLSQHPDLNPDNTVFEELMTVFSNVQNDYHRIQELNVILAENLEDFDKTMEELGTVTARYEQNEGYAIEYKVKQILNGLTLAESLWVSKISDLSGGQLSRVALGKILLEEPELLILDEPTNHLDLNAIEWLERILKDYKKAFILISHDVYFLDNVVNRVFEIEGKTLKTYNGNYTDFTIQKEAYLSGTVKAFDKEQDKLRKMEEFIRRYKAGVKSKQARGREKILNRMDKMENPVITTKKIKLKFETDTTSVDLVLRIKDLAKSFDGKEIFSNLNLDIYRGDRVGVIGKNGVGKSTLLKIINGMEKQSKGDFKIGDRVKIGYYDQNHQGLNPKRTVLEELMYHFVLSEEEARNICGGFLFTEDDVYKEISSLSGGEKARVAFMKLMLEKPNFLILDEPTNHLDIYSREILSESLEEYTGTILVVSHDRNFLDCVVNNIYEVKKDGAVLFKGDYNSYLNQREEVKEKDVKASLNFEEQKKNKNRISSLEKKIIKAEADVEKFEEKKSAKEEEYNKAGIENNVDKLMDIQKELEELDMEILSLMEEWENLENELKTLKNTF; encoded by the coding sequence ATGGCACTTCTGCAAGTAAATAATTTGTTTATGGGATTCACAGGGGAGACTCTGTTTAAAAATATAAGCTTCTCAATAGATGAGAGAGATAAAATAGGAATGATAGGGGTAAATGGAGCAGGAAAAAGTACCCTTATTAAAATACTTTTAGGATTGGAATATGATGAAGTAGATCCTGAGACGAATCAAAGGGGAACTGTTTCAAAAAAGGGTGGATTGAAAATAGGGTATCTTTCACAGCATCCTGATCTTAACCCTGATAATACTGTCTTTGAAGAACTAATGACAGTTTTTTCTAATGTACAAAATGATTACCATAGAATACAAGAATTAAATGTTATTCTGGCAGAAAATCTTGAAGATTTTGATAAAACTATGGAAGAGTTGGGGACTGTAACAGCAAGATATGAACAGAATGAGGGATATGCTATTGAGTACAAAGTAAAGCAGATATTGAATGGGCTTACTCTGGCAGAATCTTTGTGGGTTTCTAAAATAAGTGATTTATCTGGAGGACAGCTTTCAAGAGTAGCTTTAGGAAAGATACTTTTGGAGGAACCGGAACTCTTGATATTAGATGAGCCTACTAACCATTTAGATTTAAATGCTATTGAATGGCTGGAAAGAATATTAAAAGATTATAAAAAAGCTTTTATTCTTATTTCACATGATGTTTATTTCTTAGATAATGTAGTAAATAGAGTATTTGAAATAGAAGGAAAAACTTTAAAAACATATAATGGAAATTATACAGATTTTACTATTCAGAAAGAAGCTTATCTGTCTGGTACTGTGAAGGCATTTGATAAAGAGCAGGATAAATTAAGAAAAATGGAAGAATTTATCAGAAGATACAAAGCCGGAGTAAAATCTAAACAGGCAAGAGGAAGAGAAAAGATACTTAACAGAATGGATAAAATGGAAAATCCTGTTATTACAACTAAAAAGATAAAGCTTAAATTTGAAACAGATACTACAAGTGTAGATTTAGTGTTGAGAATAAAAGATTTAGCTAAATCTTTTGATGGTAAAGAAATATTTTCGAATTTGAATCTTGATATATATAGAGGAGATAGAGTTGGAGTAATTGGTAAAAATGGTGTAGGAAAATCTACTCTGTTAAAAATAATAAATGGTATGGAGAAACAAAGCAAGGGAGATTTTAAAATAGGGGACAGAGTAAAGATTGGATACTATGATCAAAATCACCAAGGGCTGAATCCTAAAAGAACTGTACTGGAAGAGTTAATGTATCATTTTGTACTGAGTGAAGAGGAAGCAAGAAATATATGTGGAGGATTTCTTTTTACAGAAGATGATGTATATAAGGAGATATCTAGTTTAAGTGGAGGAGAAAAGGCAAGAGTGGCATTTATGAAGCTTATGCTGGAAAAACCTAATTTTCTGATATTGGATGAGCCTACTAACCATTTGGATATTTACTCAAGAGAGATATTATCTGAATCTCTGGAAGAATATACAGGTACAATATTAGTAGTATCACATGACAGAAATTTTTTAGATTGTGTTGTTAATAATATATATGAAGTGAAAAAAGATGGAGCAGTACTTTTTAAAGGAGATTACAATTCTTATTTAAATCAAAGAGAAGAAGTAAAAGAAAAAGATGTTAAAGCTTCTCTTAATTTTGAGGAGCAGAAAAAAAATAAAAACAGAATATCATCTCTTGAGAAAAAAATAATAAAAGCTGAGGCAGATGTAGAAAAATTTGAAGAAAAAAAATCTGCTAAAGAAGAAGAATATAATAAAGCAGGAATAGAAAATAATGTAGATAAACTTATGGATATACAGAAAGAGCTTGAAGAATTAGACATGGAGATACTTTCATTGATGGAAGAATGGGAAAATTTAGAAAATGAATTAAAAACTTTAAAAAATACTTTCTAA